A region from the Achromobacter seleniivolatilans genome encodes:
- a CDS encoding DNA topoisomerase IB, with protein sequence MDARISLDPESPAANAIALVYVDDTQPGYRRVRVNGRTFHYLDARGKRIADPCEIRRIHALVIPPAYEDVWICALPHGHLQATGRDARGRKQYRYHPAWAALRDADKYHNLLAFGQALPRIRRQVARHMSAPGLTQEKVMATLVRLLETTLIRIGAREYAKSNKSYGLTTLKRRHATVAGSSFRFRFQGKSGVAHDVTVKDRRVARIIKRCMDIPGQQLFQYLDEQGEKHPVESGAVNAYLRTAGDGDFTAKHYRTWAGSVLAYAALQARPYIDESQAKQAVVDVIKQVSQRLANTPAVCRACYVHPAILAAYLTGGLPARAKAPAGPRELSADEKRLLAFLRNVPAPAGADLPAAKGPSASKD encoded by the coding sequence ATGGACGCCCGAATATCCCTCGACCCAGAATCTCCTGCCGCCAACGCAATAGCGCTGGTGTACGTTGACGACACGCAGCCGGGGTACCGGCGCGTTCGAGTAAACGGCCGAACATTTCATTATCTGGACGCGCGCGGCAAACGGATCGCGGACCCCTGTGAAATCCGGCGCATCCACGCGCTGGTCATTCCCCCGGCCTACGAGGATGTGTGGATCTGCGCTCTGCCCCACGGTCATCTGCAAGCGACGGGGCGCGACGCGCGTGGCCGCAAGCAATATCGCTACCACCCCGCTTGGGCCGCGTTGCGAGATGCGGACAAGTACCACAACCTGTTGGCCTTCGGCCAGGCGCTGCCCCGTATCCGCCGGCAAGTGGCGCGGCATATGTCGGCGCCTGGATTGACTCAAGAGAAGGTGATGGCGACATTGGTGCGCCTGCTGGAGACCACGCTAATCCGCATCGGGGCACGGGAATACGCCAAGTCGAACAAATCGTACGGCCTGACCACGCTCAAGCGCCGGCACGCAACGGTGGCAGGCAGTAGTTTCAGATTCCGGTTTCAGGGCAAGAGTGGCGTGGCCCACGACGTCACTGTCAAAGACCGGCGGGTGGCGCGCATTATCAAGCGCTGCATGGATATACCTGGACAGCAGCTGTTCCAATACCTTGATGAGCAGGGAGAGAAGCACCCAGTGGAATCCGGCGCGGTCAATGCCTATTTGCGGACTGCCGGAGATGGCGATTTCACGGCGAAGCACTATCGCACCTGGGCCGGCTCCGTGCTGGCGTACGCCGCGCTGCAAGCACGCCCCTACATCGACGAGAGTCAGGCCAAGCAAGCGGTCGTGGATGTCATCAAACAGGTATCGCAACGGTTGGCCAACACCCCCGCCGTGTGCCGCGCGTGTTACGTACATCCAGCCATTCTTGCTGCGTACCTGACAGGCGGACTGCCGGCTCGGGCCAAGGCGCCTGCCGGCCCGCGCGAACTCAGCGCGGACGAGAAGCGCCTGCTGGCTTTCTTACGCAATGTGCCCGCGCCTGCAGGCGCGGACTTGCCCGCCGCAAAGGGACCAAGCGCTTCAAAAGATTGA